Proteins from a single region of Artemia franciscana chromosome 20, ASM3288406v1, whole genome shotgun sequence:
- the LOC136039871 gene encoding DNA helicase MCM8-like isoform X1: MSQKRSMNRGGNRRPWGRPWPRNRGKAFYQNGIKQPLSESVMLQITDEAMKGWSLYFYDARYDESSITIQRISALCTFFSDQLDSQHAKDVAKNGYFQIEFSTLVNNDSLKLSIPDLKEIISDNAEYAFKCFGLAVYTVISTKVDMPAVIPRVNVRLINCEPLYQLKSIKANLFGKLVTVKGTVIRVTNVKPMVKFLAFKCRSCNSESAVLQPDGIYTVPEKCPVPGCRGQAFIPVRSSPKTKTMDWQTVRIQEILDDDQKDWGRVPRTMDCVLTEDLVDSLLPGDSVILSGIVKILKGDGQNMTRRQDEKTLYDPYIDATSVLNTKRGHTLNRESDCDVVEFTEGDYNEIQQVHSKENVLALLVKSLAPSIYGHDVVKAGLLLTLLGGISPSSEGVQMRGDPHLLIVGDPGLGKSQLLQAVTLAAPRGVYVCGTTTTKSGLTVTLCRESGGSGEYSLEAGALVLADQGICCIDEFDKMTSQHQALLEAMEQQSVSIAKAGIVCSLPARTSVIAAANPHGGHYDKNKTVSENIHLGPALLSRFDMVFILVDRPSASHDYKISKHIIGLHSKNHNSFVPASIVADEILSGREEFIKDKLTTDDNVIPLSLLRKYIAYAKKYVKPILSDEAKRKLQEFYLELRQKAARSGDITAVTTRQLEALIRLAIARAKADLREEVTTEDASDVIEVMKCSLADTATDEFGNLDMRRSQHGSGMSKANQKRRFIATLQSIAEGSEKSIFSVKEMQDIANRLGIDTQKFGDFLNSMNDQGYLLFKGQGKYQLRVGDI; the protein is encoded by the exons aTGAATCGAGGTGGAAACAGGAGGCCCTGGGGTCGCCCTTGGCCTAGAAATAGGGGAAAGGCTTTTTACCAAAACGGCATTAAGCAACCTCTTTCTGAGTCTGTCATGCTCCAAATAACCGATGAGGCAATGAAAGGATGGAGCCTTTACTTTTATGATGCTAGATATGATGAATCGTCTATCACTATTCAACGAATTTCCGCGCTTTGTACGTTTTTTTCTGATCAGTTGGATTCACAGCATGCCAAGGATGTGGCAAAAAACGGATATTTTCAAATAGAGTTTTCAACGCTTGTGAACAATGACAGTCTGAAATTGTCAATACCagatttgaaagaaattatCAGTGACAATGCAGAATATGCTTTTAAATGTTTTGGGTTAGCTGTTTATACTGTGATATCAACTAAAGTAGATATGCCAGCAGTTATTCCTAGAGTCAATGTGAGACTTATAAATTGTGAGCCTTTATATCAATTAAAGAGCATAAAAGCGAATTTATTTGGTAAGCTCGTCACTGTAAAAGGAACTGTAATCAGAGTAACGAACGTCAAACCAATGGTTAAATTTTTAGCTTTCAAATGCCGTTCTTGCAATAGTGAAAGTGCAGTATTGCAACCAGATGGTATTTACACAGTCCCCGAAAAATGTCCAGTACCTGGATGTCGAGGCCAGGCTTTTATTCCAGTTAGGTCGTCGCCGAAGACAAAAACGATGGACTGGCAGACGGTAAGGATACAGGAGATACTAGATGATGATCAGAAGGATTGGGGAAGAGTGCCAAGAACAATGGATTGCGTTTTGACTGAAGATCTGGTTGATTCTCTTCTCCCTGGTGATAGTGTCATACTGAGCGGAATTGTAAAGATCTTAAAGG GCGATGGCCAAAATATGACGCGACGACAAGACGAAAAGACGCTATATGATCCGTATATTGACGCTACTTCTGTACTGAACACCAAGCGAGGACATACCCTGAATCGTGAGTCAGACTGTGACGTTGTCGAATTCACTGAAGGTGATTACAATGAAATCCAACAAGTCCACTCTAAAGAGAACGTTCTTGCTCTTTTAGTCAAGTCCTTAGCCCCATCTATATACGGACATGATGTTGTCAAAGCTGGGTTACTTTTAACCTTACTAGGTGGTATTTCTCCTAGCAGTGAAGGAGTACAGATGAGAGGGGACCCACATCTATTAATTGTTGGCGACCCGGGACTGGGCAAGTCGCAACTCCTACAAGCAGTCACCCTTGCTGCGCCCCGAGGAGTTTATGTCTGTGGCACTACTACAACTAAATCTGGACTTACGGTCACTTTGTGTCGTGAGAGTGGGGGTAGTGGAGAATATTCTTTAGAGGCTGGTGCATTAGTCCTTGCTGATCAAGGAATATGCTGTATTGATGAGTTCGATAAAATGACCTCGCAACATCAAGCTCTCCTTGAAGCCATGGAACAGCAGAGTGTTAGTATAGCGAAAGCTGGGATTGTTTGCTCTTTGCCTGCTCGTACTTCAGTCATTGCAGCAGCTAATCCTCATGGTGGGCACtatgataaaaacaaaacagtatCCGAAAATATCCATTTAGGGCCAGCATTGCTGTCTAGGTTTGACATGGTGTTCATATTAGTTGATCGACCATCGGCCTCTCATGattacaaaatttcaaagcATATTATTGGACTTCATTCGAAAAATCATAATTCATTTGTCCCAGCTTCAATAGTAGCTGATGAAATATTGAGTGGGAGAGAGGAATTTATCAAAGACAAGCTAACAACAGATGACAATGTCATTCCTTTGAGTTTATTGCGAAAGTATATAGCCTACgctaaaaaatatgtaaaacctATTTTGTCAGATGAGGCGAAACGTAAATTACAAGAATTTTATCTTGAGCTACGGCAAAAAGCTGCACGCAGTGGTGATATAACTGCAGTCACAACTCGTCAGCTAGAAGCACTCATACGATTGGCCATAGCCCGTGCCAAAGCGGATCTAAGGGAAGAAGTAACTACAGAAGATGCATCTGATGTTATAGAAGTAATGAAATGTAGTCTTGCTGATACTGCAACCGACGAATTCGGTAATCTTGATATGCGTCGGTCACAACACGGTAGTGGCATGTCAAAAGCGAATCAAAAGCGTCGCTTCATCGCTACACTGCAATCTATTGCAGAGGGAAGCGAAAAGAGTATTTTTTCAGTGAAAGAGATGCAAGATATTGCAAACAGACTTGGGATAGATACTCAAAAATTTGGAGACTTTTTAAACTCAATGAATGATCAgggatatttattatttaaagggCAAGGGAAATACCAACTTCGAGTAGGAGACATTTAA
- the LOC136039871 gene encoding DNA helicase MCM8-like isoform X2, with amino-acid sequence MNRGGNRRPWGRPWPRNRGKAFYQNGIKQPLSESVMLQITDEAMKGWSLYFYDARYDESSITIQRISALCTFFSDQLDSQHAKDVAKNGYFQIEFSTLVNNDSLKLSIPDLKEIISDNAEYAFKCFGLAVYTVISTKVDMPAVIPRVNVRLINCEPLYQLKSIKANLFGKLVTVKGTVIRVTNVKPMVKFLAFKCRSCNSESAVLQPDGIYTVPEKCPVPGCRGQAFIPVRSSPKTKTMDWQTVRIQEILDDDQKDWGRVPRTMDCVLTEDLVDSLLPGDSVILSGIVKILKGDGQNMTRRQDEKTLYDPYIDATSVLNTKRGHTLNRESDCDVVEFTEGDYNEIQQVHSKENVLALLVKSLAPSIYGHDVVKAGLLLTLLGGISPSSEGVQMRGDPHLLIVGDPGLGKSQLLQAVTLAAPRGVYVCGTTTTKSGLTVTLCRESGGSGEYSLEAGALVLADQGICCIDEFDKMTSQHQALLEAMEQQSVSIAKAGIVCSLPARTSVIAAANPHGGHYDKNKTVSENIHLGPALLSRFDMVFILVDRPSASHDYKISKHIIGLHSKNHNSFVPASIVADEILSGREEFIKDKLTTDDNVIPLSLLRKYIAYAKKYVKPILSDEAKRKLQEFYLELRQKAARSGDITAVTTRQLEALIRLAIARAKADLREEVTTEDASDVIEVMKCSLADTATDEFGNLDMRRSQHGSGMSKANQKRRFIATLQSIAEGSEKSIFSVKEMQDIANRLGIDTQKFGDFLNSMNDQGYLLFKGQGKYQLRVGDI; translated from the exons aTGAATCGAGGTGGAAACAGGAGGCCCTGGGGTCGCCCTTGGCCTAGAAATAGGGGAAAGGCTTTTTACCAAAACGGCATTAAGCAACCTCTTTCTGAGTCTGTCATGCTCCAAATAACCGATGAGGCAATGAAAGGATGGAGCCTTTACTTTTATGATGCTAGATATGATGAATCGTCTATCACTATTCAACGAATTTCCGCGCTTTGTACGTTTTTTTCTGATCAGTTGGATTCACAGCATGCCAAGGATGTGGCAAAAAACGGATATTTTCAAATAGAGTTTTCAACGCTTGTGAACAATGACAGTCTGAAATTGTCAATACCagatttgaaagaaattatCAGTGACAATGCAGAATATGCTTTTAAATGTTTTGGGTTAGCTGTTTATACTGTGATATCAACTAAAGTAGATATGCCAGCAGTTATTCCTAGAGTCAATGTGAGACTTATAAATTGTGAGCCTTTATATCAATTAAAGAGCATAAAAGCGAATTTATTTGGTAAGCTCGTCACTGTAAAAGGAACTGTAATCAGAGTAACGAACGTCAAACCAATGGTTAAATTTTTAGCTTTCAAATGCCGTTCTTGCAATAGTGAAAGTGCAGTATTGCAACCAGATGGTATTTACACAGTCCCCGAAAAATGTCCAGTACCTGGATGTCGAGGCCAGGCTTTTATTCCAGTTAGGTCGTCGCCGAAGACAAAAACGATGGACTGGCAGACGGTAAGGATACAGGAGATACTAGATGATGATCAGAAGGATTGGGGAAGAGTGCCAAGAACAATGGATTGCGTTTTGACTGAAGATCTGGTTGATTCTCTTCTCCCTGGTGATAGTGTCATACTGAGCGGAATTGTAAAGATCTTAAAGG GCGATGGCCAAAATATGACGCGACGACAAGACGAAAAGACGCTATATGATCCGTATATTGACGCTACTTCTGTACTGAACACCAAGCGAGGACATACCCTGAATCGTGAGTCAGACTGTGACGTTGTCGAATTCACTGAAGGTGATTACAATGAAATCCAACAAGTCCACTCTAAAGAGAACGTTCTTGCTCTTTTAGTCAAGTCCTTAGCCCCATCTATATACGGACATGATGTTGTCAAAGCTGGGTTACTTTTAACCTTACTAGGTGGTATTTCTCCTAGCAGTGAAGGAGTACAGATGAGAGGGGACCCACATCTATTAATTGTTGGCGACCCGGGACTGGGCAAGTCGCAACTCCTACAAGCAGTCACCCTTGCTGCGCCCCGAGGAGTTTATGTCTGTGGCACTACTACAACTAAATCTGGACTTACGGTCACTTTGTGTCGTGAGAGTGGGGGTAGTGGAGAATATTCTTTAGAGGCTGGTGCATTAGTCCTTGCTGATCAAGGAATATGCTGTATTGATGAGTTCGATAAAATGACCTCGCAACATCAAGCTCTCCTTGAAGCCATGGAACAGCAGAGTGTTAGTATAGCGAAAGCTGGGATTGTTTGCTCTTTGCCTGCTCGTACTTCAGTCATTGCAGCAGCTAATCCTCATGGTGGGCACtatgataaaaacaaaacagtatCCGAAAATATCCATTTAGGGCCAGCATTGCTGTCTAGGTTTGACATGGTGTTCATATTAGTTGATCGACCATCGGCCTCTCATGattacaaaatttcaaagcATATTATTGGACTTCATTCGAAAAATCATAATTCATTTGTCCCAGCTTCAATAGTAGCTGATGAAATATTGAGTGGGAGAGAGGAATTTATCAAAGACAAGCTAACAACAGATGACAATGTCATTCCTTTGAGTTTATTGCGAAAGTATATAGCCTACgctaaaaaatatgtaaaacctATTTTGTCAGATGAGGCGAAACGTAAATTACAAGAATTTTATCTTGAGCTACGGCAAAAAGCTGCACGCAGTGGTGATATAACTGCAGTCACAACTCGTCAGCTAGAAGCACTCATACGATTGGCCATAGCCCGTGCCAAAGCGGATCTAAGGGAAGAAGTAACTACAGAAGATGCATCTGATGTTATAGAAGTAATGAAATGTAGTCTTGCTGATACTGCAACCGACGAATTCGGTAATCTTGATATGCGTCGGTCACAACACGGTAGTGGCATGTCAAAAGCGAATCAAAAGCGTCGCTTCATCGCTACACTGCAATCTATTGCAGAGGGAAGCGAAAAGAGTATTTTTTCAGTGAAAGAGATGCAAGATATTGCAAACAGACTTGGGATAGATACTCAAAAATTTGGAGACTTTTTAAACTCAATGAATGATCAgggatatttattatttaaagggCAAGGGAAATACCAACTTCGAGTAGGAGACATTTAA